Genomic window (Nitrospiria bacterium):
TACTTCCCACTCCCAAAGAAGACATTTCCCCGGAAAAAGCAATCGAAGAAATTTTGTCCGCTAAGGAAAAACATCCTTTGGCCTTTTATTTCTTACCGAAGACGCAAGGGGGAGAGGTCGATTGGGTTACTGCCCTAACCGATGGATTTATCAAGCCCCGGGAATCTATAGACCTTTCCCGAAAAAATCTCCCATCTATGGATTTTAATGTGGTCTTCAAAGTTAAGGGAGACCTTCCGGATGTAGTGTATCCCCACTTTCCCCACACCCTGTGGTTGGATTGCAAGAATTGTCACCCAAGTATTTTTGTGATGCAAGCGGGAATCAATCCGGTAACAATGACCAATATTGAAGAGGGGGAGTTTTGTGGCCGATGTCACGGAAAGGTGGCTTTTCCGCTTTCGGAGTGCAACCGTTGCCATACCCTCCCTAAATAGAAACCACCCTTCATGGGGTCTTCCACGCGTGTTAGAAAATTCATTCCAAAAAGTCCCTTTTCTTTTTTCAACATGGAAAATAAAAATTATCTGAACCTATTAATTTCTTTCCTAATTTTTCTTTCTCTTTTTTTTAATTTAGAGATTTCCATGGGATTTTCCCCTTCCGGAACGGGAAAGCCTCTGGTGGGGTTTTCATCTCAGGATGAAAAAATTATTTTTCAATCCATTCAAATGGCAGGTGTTGCAGTGGAAAAGAAAAACCTAGAAACCCCTTTTCCTCCACCCGAAGAATGGTACCGGAGGGGGGGAGGGGATTTCGATGGTGGGTTTTATTCAAATGCAGCCGTGAAGGCGTGGGTGGCCATCATGAAGGGAAAGAAAAATTCGACCATTGGGAAAAGCGAAATCTTATTAGCAAGGGCTTTGTTATTTTTAGGGCTTTATTCACAGGTGA
Coding sequences:
- a CDS encoding c(7)-type cytochrome triheme domain-containing protein, with amino-acid sequence MSGINLNMGWSNLLAFFIIFGFTLFGCAEKNVVKQETIRMIQSSSMIEESSTIDILPTPKEDISPEKAIEEILSAKEKHPLAFYFLPKTQGGEVDWVTALTDGFIKPRESIDLSRKNLPSMDFNVVFKVKGDLPDVVYPHFPHTLWLDCKNCHPSIFVMQAGINPVTMTNIEEGEFCGRCHGKVAFPLSECNRCHTLPK